The genome window cgacagttcttccagtggcaacttctacatcgaacgtcgaggggagatgggagcgcttacgactaaggagcttctcgaattcaaacgacacaaagcagttatcggctccagtatcaaacaaacatgaagcataaataccattcataaGGAATGTACCATTgaccacattgttgtcagcctgggcttggcgcgcattgatgttgaaagttctggcgcatgcggcttgttgctgttgctgtggCTGTTGCTGCCGGTGAGGCTGATGCTGCTGGgactcttgtttcacaaccctgttcgggcacatgttcgcaaagtggttgggatcaccacatgcgaaacAGACTCGGgagttgatcgcgggtgcctgagctgcgtgttggccttgaggggctgggagtagagcttgatgagcagtggcttgagctggggcttgacgaggaccagtacggcagttagcAGTGAAGTGGCCATACAtattgcaatgagcgcagaaatggcaggcgagacccaccggatgatgataagtGCATGTTGGGCAGGcagggtggggacctgtgtatgcacgctttgcggGCGGTGCATAAGTAACTGGTGCTGGgcggtggtgagactgctgctgagctggtacggcttgaagtggagcagcagtggaggtggcagcacagttcttgttgctggagctgctgttgttgttcttcttcttgcaGCGTGAGGACTTTGACGATTGAGCGGCGGCGGTTTCGGAGGCTGGTGCGGCGGTGACTTGGTGCAaattctgttggtgcatacatctgtcgttttcgtcttgtatcgagtcttagactagattgtatagatcagggcacgttgtacgagaaagtAGCATGTTTAGGGTGTTtaagaagctgatttcgctccaattgTTGATTCCGCCTGAAATGGTCTTGaacactttcgagcggaatcaccatgttttaattccgctccaaatggttGATGTGtctctcgagcggaatcaggacactatatatagtgtgcctggagcgaaatcagtaacagagtccttgttttccataccgaagtgctgccggtgtgaggtttgacTGTAATCGCTGTCAGATTAATCAAATCAGTGTTAAAAGTGAATTACAaactgtttctacctttgtttcttgttttccacacctgaaacaaagtaaaactcctctgaacgactcattcgggtcaatcGCATGATCCTAGAATTGGTATCAAAGCTCAGGAGGAgcagttctgcagagattagctggatttcatcaaaatttcttacttctacactttctttcttcaacagaacaagatttaacggtcaaaaccaGATCAAATTTTCACAGATTATATAAAAttgaacatagacaaacccttgaaagttacacacctaaattcggactaaaaatggacaaaatggacCTGCGAATTCTTTCCGCTCGAACTGAAccatttctgatttcgctcgagatacGTGTTTGATTCCACTCCAGGAgacaatttttgtgattttgttccaaattatttgttgatttcgctccaaactgcaAAATTTTGAAATTCCACTCCAAACTGATTGCTAATTCCGCTCCACACAACCAAAACTTCTGATTTCGCACCAGTATacattgtgatttcgctccaagtttacaaattagtgatttcgctccaaagggttgtttgctatttcgctccaaaggtgtattttgttaattccgctcgaaagtaactgtttttgaaaaacgtgatacgtaatcatgagtgaagagttttacaacgcgcTCGCTTcatctccgactactccggcttccattgctcagaatAGGAACCTGGGAAACGAGACCGGAACgttacaaaagcccccgaaactgatgagtatcgaagaatactacgggtggaaagacagattcgaaaattgggttcaggcaaaccatcttaggtcatgggagtgtatattgaagaaatatgtgttgccacGTACTGAATtgcaagttgtgaaaacaatttcTGAGTTTAGTGATCAAGAGCGTGATATGTATCgtgctgaaaagatgatgataagtttgcttcaacaagccattaaagaagacatctttgtgttACTACAGCATGATAAAACCTCAAAGTCAATATGGGATGCTCTTCGTGTCAAGTTTGaaggtagtgagaacatgattaagagcaagaaagcattgctcaagaaagagtttgacttgTTCACAAGTTTACCCGGGGAAGATACGAAGAAGCTCATTGAACGATACTGTCATTTAGAGCGATCCATGTCTATGCTAAGTATAAAAAaggatcgtgaagagtgggtagacaagttggCGGATGCGTTAccacaaaaggaatggggtaccTACTTGATGATTCTAAAGAATACTGGGGTTTATGATGGATTGactatttctcagtttattgagaagattgaaagtcaagatctggaacagcaaaagatcgcgaggatgaatagtccaagtggtcaacaggatgtaaaaatgtactacaaaggtagtgttccggaagctgagagaagtcctaAAATTcagactgcatttagtgctgggcaTTCAACTGAAAAAactgatcaaagttcaaacaaaagcagtggattctcttcatttccgagtgttaatccgaaagattcaaatacaagctttcattctcagagcacaaaaactggaaatggttatgtgatccagtgcaacatcgctttgaatcttccagacggtcaaagtttttctgaggaagttgcgaaagatcacatggctctacttggctcagtgttgttatcttatgaaggtttagtggctggaaggatcggaaatcctatgctcacaaaggaggattacgatcagatagacgccgaagagatggaattgatggacattaaatggtgtctagctagtgttcttagacgagctgaaaagttcaaactgaTCACTgggagaaatgattttcttgatgcacatgtttctactttaggttttgataaatctaaagttacttgtttccgATGCAggcagaaaggtcatttcaaaagagaacgcaagaacagggaagctagtggagctcagaatccgtttggaaaagatgattactatcggaaagccatttatcaacaggttGGCCAACAACAATTACAAGAACCGctggtggctcatggtagaaagattgaggattcaaagagagcgtgtttggtggattttaactggaacaattacatatcacccGAAAGCAAAGCATgcttagttgatcaagatgatgaaaggttacctgaaggctttagctgggatatgtttactgatgaaaagggagaattttaagctttcattgctaagagCGTTAGAGAACTAGATATGTTTgctacatggatgaagtctattggtgaaactgtgaagaatgtggatgaagagtctgttgtatctgatgaaagctcacagagtGCAGATGATAGTTTacaaagtgatgacagttctgaaaaagaaattgttttttataaaactccatctgatactggttcatcggatgatagttctgaaaaatctgtagagtttgatcagtcaccgacagatgatagcagtgatgatggggaagaaaaacatattaatattgcaaaatctcatctgtctcctaaaagttttcatttctattttgcagatcgcctgGAAAAGCTAAAGAAAAaaagagctgcaaaagaacaacaggaaatgaagactgaaagtgttgctgaggagattgttgtGACTGAGCAGGTAGTTGAAACAGAAAAGGTGAATGAAGCTGAAAAAGTTGTCGAAATTGAGAAGattgtagaagttgaaaagattgttgaagtcatcaagccttgttTGAAGTGTCTTGAgtcttgcaaagaatgtgcattcaaagatgaaaaattggctgagtatgagaagaagaaggaacagttgctgttcaatctcaactatgtgaaagaatcttatgatgttttgaacaaaacaataactggtcttcaaaagacaaattctgagagagaacaagcactaacgatgacgAATGCGGTCATGATGACAAAAcagaaagctatcaatttctacatcgaggagagtgctaaatggaagcaagattTGGAAACTgagaagatcgagaatgagagaatcagacgcttattgcaaagttattcaagttctgattatcttattgatcgaatttacccaacctgttgcaggtatggaagctttccaagatgagaagccaaagaagaaggatactggtaagaaaccgactgttagctataacaagtgtccgcctccgatactggtaagaaaccgactgttagcacGCATTCCTTTAGTCATACCGTGtcttcaggtcgttggagtccgtcgagtctttggtgagagttttggaaaaccaagtaaaagtcggaacaagtcgtcaaggttagggtttcacccctgacttaacaacttatttcaataaaatagagACGAAAATCCGCGcgaaagtatggatttcacttctggttcaacgcgaattctcgcattttatagataaatacaaatcaaacaaGCAAtctaatcgagagtttgcggtttccaCACCTAATGTCAACTTAATCGCTTATTCTtaatttgaaaattcgagtgtagTGATAGTATAGCGTAGGCGAGAATAGTGTGGAATAGCAGTAAGCTCATACATCATCCCTACTGGACATGCACGAGTcggtctattgggtcctaactatagactaggtctctaagacaacgACCCGAACTAGGttgagtcttgcctaattccctatagttatggctctgataccaatctgtcacatcccaaccgatggcggaaacatcggggcgcgacactgagcgaaatagattgtccagaagtttccctAACAACTATATATTTAGCagatatttaaagcaacatgtcccataccatgtcataaatgataatacaattattacagactaGTCAAATTCTTCTGTTCCGACgactcagatttttattacagacaattgtttattagtTTCTAGaccttccctagcctcgatttcatcaccgtgcaattaagcatcctagcaacttaagcacctgtcacatacgttaaagtaaaagtcaatacacatagtgtaaaggtgagcatacaagtttgataacagcatatagagttcgaaagcgttacgcataaccagcacgtacacagagtgaaatgaggcatgttagttatcgacctgaacctatcgataccaatgactgcgggttgactgcccaaggaaGTTCGTGATAcatactcaccactgtgagccatgtatgtaattgtccttaacaaccccccgagtgaacgggtgctgagtccaaactaatagtactaccgttgctaaggcaggtagacagcatccatgtgtaaacataacaaacaagcattcattaagtcacgtataacatgcggtaacggttaacgttaaaagtattgcgtagtgtgtttgatgtgatttagaataagtaacatatgtaacacccaaaagtgcataaagcaaaaagggatcgagtatactcacagcaattgacggattgaagggagcgctagagagtaggattagcctgaacagttcaaTATCATAAcaataagcggcgcgtaaaacgatGCAGAGTACAAGTGagtcggacagcagttcgatcggatggtaatccgatcggacaaccagtCGTGCGGGTGGTGGTCCGTTCGGACAGTCgtccggtcggatggtcgttagagtggattgtttcttcctttgggaaagatgtgtttgtgtacgatGGCTTGAcatttgaagtttttgttgtagcattttgaaaacatagaagtatctctacctttcaggtcggtcgatcggacggttcttcgatcggacgacaacccgattggttggacactttaaCGAGAACAAGtgcacagcaggttgtcactcgatcggacggcagttcgatcgggtggcattcctagtgcattgaacatgttgaaaatttgtTTAACTGTTGAAGTTTTAATTGTCACGTGTTCGAGCAgttaatccgatcggatggtagtccgatcggaccaCAACTCGTTTAACGTTCAGACTTCAAATTTTGGTAAATAGTCTAAGTATGGGACCCAAGGTGTAGATCGATTGGGTGACAACCCAGTTCGGGTGACAGTTCGATCAGACGGtggtccgatcggacagcattccgtcctggtcgttccgttcgtcttatacttggttattttgatagtttgtcgtttTTATCGAGGTGTTGTGACAACGTGCTAAaaaacagaaacctcgtcaatacttggtactcctgatcggacaggaatcacccaaatccggtcagttaactattcgtgacggtgttccatgtttaacccgaaatcggtaaacctcttggatagaatccagatcttggaccagcacaaccacaagaatgagtaggaagtcggcacaagctccgattctatcggttttgagtgcactGAGTGTAAAAGtattgaaagaaagttggaaaaccatctttcaatcctttttgtagtgaatatgtttagatctatgaaagatccgtgtttgtttatgtggaaatcggttagatctaagttgttcttggtggattgaggccaaaacatgaagttcttcaagaacacatgatgacgtcatcctagaacaccttgaatcttgttgatttcatggttaaaagttaagattcaaaagatagaaatgtgtaggagtgcgtgtagattaaggaagtacaagatttaggacgagatcttaccgggattgcgagaaatcggagaaaaagcAAGGTTAGAGCGCTGGCCGAATGTCAgttgccaaaagtggaaagtttgaaagtgacaaggggtatttatagggttacccaaagtggaaaCGAGAGGAGAGAGGCTGGTCGATCGGCTAGCAGGCCGGCCGACTGGCTGATcgatcgaactgcagttcgatcgAACTGCTGGTCGATCGGTTAGCTGCCTGGTCGATCAGTCACTTGGTTCGTTGAGTTTTTCCGTTTCGATTGCAATTACGAGCGATGCGAAATGCGatggagtttcctattcaaattacttttaatcctaactactcatatcttgcactgtctcttctccaccaattattataccatttcgattgcgattgagttcgattgcgtttcgattgattaccacacataacataatttaaacatgcacaagtaacacataaggcacacacacgtataatagtAATCAAAATGCGtgattcgagttgcgagtgcgataagcgataaagcgatgaGCGGTCAAATATGCGATAAATATCGAATAAACCTTTATTGTTAATatatactccacataatacaactaacgttaagCATAAATTAGGGtatctacgagtcaaagaagtcaaaacaggaattgagcaaggagtgacagatcgcaattagcaatcttttcttcctttgacctCAATCTTGACTTGACTTtaactttcgaaacacggggtgttacatttttcCTGTCTCGATCCGATCACCATGTCCGGCGATGATAAAACACCCGACGGCAAAGCCTCCTCCTCCGGCGACTCGGCTACGGCCAAACCCCTCCATCCGGTTTACACCGTCACCAACATACAACACAAGGTTCGTGTCCTTTACGAAACCAAGGTCACCTACACATTGTGGGTGAAACTGTTTATGCTTCACGCAAAAGGATATGAAGTGTTACATCATATCGACGGTACAGATCCGCCTGCATCAACCGACCCGGAATACGACGCTTGGGCCAAGATTGATTCCATCGTCTTACAATGGATCTATGGAACACTGTTCGATGATCTCCTTGTTCGTATCCTAGAATCCGAGTCCACAGCTAGAGCCGTCTGGGTACGTCTTCAAGGAGTGTTTCTTAACAACAAAGGATCAAGGGCAGCAACATTAGAACATGCTTTCACCAACCATAAGTTATCGGCTTGTTCTTCTGTGGCTGAATATTGTTCCAAACTCAAAGAAATCGGTGAACAGTTGAAGGACATTGATCAACCGGTTCCGGACTCTCGTCTCGTGCTTTAGTTGGCTAGCGGACTACCTCCTGAATACGGGGTGACAACATCCCTTATCTATCAACAATCTCCGACATGGGATGTG of Helianthus annuus cultivar XRQ/B chromosome 1, HanXRQr2.0-SUNRISE, whole genome shotgun sequence contains these proteins:
- the LOC110886342 gene encoding uncharacterized protein LOC110886342; amino-acid sequence: MSGDDKTPDGKASSSGDSATAKPLHPVYTVTNIQHKVRVLYETKVTYTLWVKLFMLHAKGYEVLHHIDGTDPPASTDPEYDAWAKIDSIVLQWIYGTLFDDLLVRILESESTARAVWVRLQGVFLNNKGSRAATLEHAFTNHKLSACSSVAEYCSKLKEIGEQLKDIDQPVPDSRLVL